A genome region from Euphorbia lathyris chromosome 4, ddEupLath1.1, whole genome shotgun sequence includes the following:
- the LOC136226757 gene encoding chlorophyll a-b binding protein CP29.3, chloroplastic codes for MATTTTATAAAGSHFFGTRLQNPTPNIGKIQARFGFNFGTKKAPPPPSPKKSPPKQSKFGFNFGAKKAPAPPKKSLPKQSFGDRLVWFPGANPPEWLDGTMIGDRGFDPFGLGKPAEYLQYDLDSLDQNLAKNLAGEIIGTRFEDTTVNPTPFQPYTEVFGLQRFRECEVIHGRWAMLGTLGAIAVEALTGVSWQDAGKVELVEGSSYLGQPLPFSLTTLIWIEVLVIGYIEFQRNQELEPEKRLYPGGYFDPLGLASDPEKIDTLKLAEIKHSRLAMIAFLIFGIQAAYTGKGPIAFLATFNQ; via the exons ATggccaccaccaccaccgccACTGCAGCCGCCGGTTCCCATTTCTTCGGAACCCGTCTTCAAAACCCGACACCAAACATCGGAAAAATCCAAGCAAGATTTGGATTTAATTTCGGAACCAAGAAAGCTCCGCCACCGCCATCACCCAAAAAATCACCCCCAAAGCAATCCAAATTCGGATTCAATTTCGGAGCCAAGAAAGCTCCGGCACCaccaaagaaatcactcccaaAGCAATCCTTCGGAGACCGGCTAGTATGGTTCCCCGGTGCAAACCCACCGGAATGGCTCGACGGAACCATGATCGGAGACCGTGGGTTCGACCCATTCGGATTGGGTAAGCCTGCAGAGTACTTGCAATATGACTTGGATTCTTTGGACCAGAACTTGGCGAAGAATCTCGCCGGTGAAATTATCGGGACTCGGTTTGAGGATACGACGGTGAATCCGACGCCGTTTCAGCCGTACACGGAGGTTTTCGGGCTGCAGAGGTTTAGGGAATGTGAAGTTATTCATGGAAGATGGGCAATGTTGGGGACTCTTGGCGCCATTGCTGTTGAAGCTCTTACTGGTGTTTCCTGGCAAGATGCAGGAAAG gtAGAATTAGTTGAAGGGTCATCCTACCTTGGACAGCCATTGCCGTTTAGCTTGACGACATTAATATGGATAGAGGTTCTAGTAATCGGCTACATTGAGTTTCAGAGGAATCAAGAACTTGAACCCGAAAAACGGCTATATCCCGGTGGGTATTTTGACCCGCTCGGGTTGGCTTCGGATCCAGAGAAGATTGACACCCTTAAACTTGCTGAAATCAAACATTCAAGGCTTGCTATGATTGCTTTCCTTATCTTTGGTATCCAAGCTGCTTATACTGGCAAAGGTCCCATTGCTTTTCTTGCTACCTTCAAccagtaa